One Denticeps clupeoides chromosome 3, fDenClu1.1, whole genome shotgun sequence DNA window includes the following coding sequences:
- the LOC114785642 gene encoding NLR family CARD domain-containing protein 3-like isoform X2, whose protein sequence is MDDTSTMASFNITAENGGTAIAPSIANSSINSVNINYTNSSGGGTSRVDSGKGDYILEEVLDEHKSRLRRRFQGVFEGNNQEKTSLNQIYTELHIIKGESKTVNEEHEIPGLDAAFKARCVPETTINCNDIFEPLQDMHIRVVLTRGIAGIGKTVAVHKFILDWAGGQSNQDIKFVIVLPFQELNSVKGKTSLQKLAVGFHPELKKLGGGGVLEDHKTLFIFDGLDESTAQMDFTNSELVFDVTAEASVDVLLTNLVKGHLLSSALVWMTSRSRPTGQMALRWFNRVTEVRGFTQSQKEKYFRAKITNPAQADRIISHVKVSRSLQIMCHIPVFCWITASVLQDFDLESKPPKTLTEIYIHFLLIQKIIQEHKYHRIKEKKQKTMAQPEDHGILNLAKLAFSQLMKSEGAVSRVFYEGDLKTFGIEDFESLTPLLGSHASYGSGGLPLDGLLKNAVDAAMKSKNGHLDLFLRFLLGISVKSNQDLLKGILSGVPSSSDAIERTTKYMRELRGDSFPPERFINLFHGLFELNDHSMQEEMKEYLASQDKAKEPLSPSQCSALAYVLLMSDETLDELDLEKYNMSDEGSRRLVPVVRSCRKAMLVSCNLDTGSYEIVASALQCPGSHLKELDMSCNNLQDSNVTLLSKAMSSPHCKLESLRLYRCGLTEKSCEALASVFESANTQLKKLDLSDNSIQDSGVNRLFSGMTSPHCNLEDLRLARCGLTEKSCLGVTSVLQHENSCLKKLDLSDNDLKDSGVEALAAGLTSSQSKLQSLSLSGCLISEKGCQCLASALGPKPSCLKELDLSYNHPGDAGMRLISALPLKANLSNGAKCRLTSGLKKRECC, encoded by the exons ATGGATGACACGTCTACCATGGCCAGTTTCAATATAACAGCTGAGAACGGAGGGACAGCGATCGCACCGAGTATTGCGAACAGTTCCATCAATTCGGTGAACATCAATTACACAAACTCCAGTG GAGGAGGAACGTCCCGTGTGGATTCTGGTAAAG GAGATTACATCCTGGAGGAAGTTCTCGACGAGCACAAAAGCCGTCTGCGGAGGCGGTTCCAGGGGGTATTTGAGGGCAACAATCAGGAAAAAACATCCCTGAACCAGATCTACACAGAGCTCCACATCATCAAGGGAGAGAGCAAGACGGTGAACGAAGAGCATGAGATCCCCGGGTTGGATGCAGCCTTCAAGGCGCGGTGCGTGCCAGAGACGACCATCAACTGCAACGACATCTTCGAACCCCTGCAAGACATGCACATCAGGGTGGTGCTGACCAGGGGAATAGCGGGGATCGGAAAAACGGTGGCGGTGCACAAGTTCATTCTCGACTGGGCTGGAGGACAGTCCAACCAGGACATCAAATTCGTGATTGTGCTTCCGTTCCAGGAGTTGAATTCAGTCAAAGGGAAAACCAGCCTCCAGAAGCTAGCTGTCGGTTTCCATCCCGAGCTTAAAAAACTCGGGGGCGGAGGAGTTCTTGAAGATCACAAAACGCTGTTCATCTTCGACGGTCTGGATGAAAGCACGGCGCAGATGGATTTCACCAACTCCGAGCTGGTTTTCGACGTAACCGCAGAGGCGTCGGTGGACGTCCTACTGACCAACCTCGTCAAGGGGCATCTGCTCAGCTCCGCCCTCGTGTGGATGACCTCGCGGTCGAGACCCACCGGCCAGATGGCGCTGCGTTGGTTCAACCGAGTGACCGAGGTCCGTGGCTTCACCCAGTCACAGAAGGAGAAGTACTTCAGGGCGAAAATAACCAATCCGGCGCAAGCAGACAGAATCATCTCACACGTCAAGGTTTCAAGGAGCCTTCAGATCATGTGCCACATTCCTGTCTTCTGCTGGATCACGGCCTCTGTGCTTCAGGACTTTGACCTTGAATCAAAACCCCCCAAGACGCTGACAGAAATCTACATCCATTTTCTGCTCATTCAGAAGATCATCCAGGAACATAAATATCACCGAAtcaaagagaaaaaacagaagacCATGGCGCAACCAGAAGACCATGGGATCTTGAATCTGGCCAAACTGGCCTTCAGCCAGCTGATGAAGAGTGAAGGGGCCGTTTCAAGGGTGTTTTATGAAGGGGATCTCAAGACGTTTGGTATAGAG GACTTTGAATCATTGACACCGCTCCTGGGGAGTCACGCCTCCTATGGGTCTGGAGGACTGCCGTTGGACGGCTTGCTGAAGAATGCTGTGGATGCAGCCATGAAGAGTAAGAACGGACATCTGGATCTGTTCTTGCGCTTCCTTCTGGGCATCTCGGTGAAGTCCAATCAGGATCTCCTGAAGGGGATACTGAGTGGCGTCCCGAGCAGCTCGGACGCCATCGAAAGAACCACCAAGTACATGAGGGAGCTGAGAGGCGACAGCTTCCCTCCTGAGAGGTTCATCAACCTCTTCCACGGCTTGTTCGAACTGAACGACCACTCCATGCAGGAGGAAATGAAGGAGTACCTGGCGTCACAGGACAAGGCGAAGGAGCCGCTCTCGCCTTCCCAGTGCTCGGCACTGGCCTACGTCCTGCTCATGTCCGATGAGACGTTGGACGAGTTGGACTTGGAAAAGTACAACATGTCGGACGAGGGCAGCAGGCGCCTTGTTCCCGTCGTGAGGAGCTGCAGGAAGGCGAT gCTTGTTAGTTGCAACCTCGATACGGGCTCTTATGAAATTGTGGCATCAGCCCTTCAGTGCCCAGGCTCTCACCTGAAAGAGCTGGACATGAGCTGCAATAATCTCCAGGATTCGAACGTGACTCTGCTCTCTAaagccatgtccagcccacacTGTAAACTTGAGTCTCTGAG GCTTTATAGATGTGGCCTCACTGAAAAGTCCTGCGAGGCTTTGGCATCCGTTTTTGAGTCAGCAAACACTCAGCTGAAAAAGCTCGACCTGAGTGACAACAGCATCCAAGATTCCGGAGTGAATAGGCTTTTTTCAGGAATGACGAGTCCACACTGTAACCTGGAGGACCTGAG ACTCGCTCGCTGTGGACTCACGGAGAAGAGCTGCCTTGGTGTCACGTCGGTTCTGCAGCATGAAAACTCTTGTCTGAAAAAGCTGGACTTGAGTGACAATGACCTGAAGGATTCAGGGGTGGAGGCTCTCGCCGCTGGACTGACCAGTTCACAGAGCAAACTGCAATCACTGAG
- the LOC114785642 gene encoding NLR family CARD domain-containing protein 3-like isoform X1 → MDDTSTMASFNITAENGGTAIAPSIANSSINSVNINYTNSSGGGTSRVDSGKGDYILEEVLDEHKSRLRRRFQGVFEGNNQEKTSLNQIYTELHIIKGESKTVNEEHEIPGLDAAFKARCVPETTINCNDIFEPLQDMHIRVVLTRGIAGIGKTVAVHKFILDWAGGQSNQDIKFVIVLPFQELNSVKGKTSLQKLAVGFHPELKKLGGGGVLEDHKTLFIFDGLDESTAQMDFTNSELVFDVTAEASVDVLLTNLVKGHLLSSALVWMTSRSRPTGQMALRWFNRVTEVRGFTQSQKEKYFRAKITNPAQADRIISHVKVSRSLQIMCHIPVFCWITASVLQDFDLESKPPKTLTEIYIHFLLIQKIIQEHKYHRIKEKKQKTMAQPEDHGILNLAKLAFSQLMKSEGAVSRVFYEGDLKTFGIEVSEVSMYSGICTEIFRKSDFSVNKIYCFVHLSIQEFLAALFVFHSYVSKDFESLTPLLGSHASYGSGGLPLDGLLKNAVDAAMKSKNGHLDLFLRFLLGISVKSNQDLLKGILSGVPSSSDAIERTTKYMRELRGDSFPPERFINLFHGLFELNDHSMQEEMKEYLASQDKAKEPLSPSQCSALAYVLLMSDETLDELDLEKYNMSDEGSRRLVPVVRSCRKAMLVSCNLDTGSYEIVASALQCPGSHLKELDMSCNNLQDSNVTLLSKAMSSPHCKLESLRLYRCGLTEKSCEALASVFESANTQLKKLDLSDNSIQDSGVNRLFSGMTSPHCNLEDLRLARCGLTEKSCLGVTSVLQHENSCLKKLDLSDNDLKDSGVEALAAGLTSSQSKLQSLSLSGCLISEKGCQCLASALGPKPSCLKELDLSYNHPGDAGMRLISALPLKANLSNGAKCRLTSGLKKRECC, encoded by the exons ATGGATGACACGTCTACCATGGCCAGTTTCAATATAACAGCTGAGAACGGAGGGACAGCGATCGCACCGAGTATTGCGAACAGTTCCATCAATTCGGTGAACATCAATTACACAAACTCCAGTG GAGGAGGAACGTCCCGTGTGGATTCTGGTAAAG GAGATTACATCCTGGAGGAAGTTCTCGACGAGCACAAAAGCCGTCTGCGGAGGCGGTTCCAGGGGGTATTTGAGGGCAACAATCAGGAAAAAACATCCCTGAACCAGATCTACACAGAGCTCCACATCATCAAGGGAGAGAGCAAGACGGTGAACGAAGAGCATGAGATCCCCGGGTTGGATGCAGCCTTCAAGGCGCGGTGCGTGCCAGAGACGACCATCAACTGCAACGACATCTTCGAACCCCTGCAAGACATGCACATCAGGGTGGTGCTGACCAGGGGAATAGCGGGGATCGGAAAAACGGTGGCGGTGCACAAGTTCATTCTCGACTGGGCTGGAGGACAGTCCAACCAGGACATCAAATTCGTGATTGTGCTTCCGTTCCAGGAGTTGAATTCAGTCAAAGGGAAAACCAGCCTCCAGAAGCTAGCTGTCGGTTTCCATCCCGAGCTTAAAAAACTCGGGGGCGGAGGAGTTCTTGAAGATCACAAAACGCTGTTCATCTTCGACGGTCTGGATGAAAGCACGGCGCAGATGGATTTCACCAACTCCGAGCTGGTTTTCGACGTAACCGCAGAGGCGTCGGTGGACGTCCTACTGACCAACCTCGTCAAGGGGCATCTGCTCAGCTCCGCCCTCGTGTGGATGACCTCGCGGTCGAGACCCACCGGCCAGATGGCGCTGCGTTGGTTCAACCGAGTGACCGAGGTCCGTGGCTTCACCCAGTCACAGAAGGAGAAGTACTTCAGGGCGAAAATAACCAATCCGGCGCAAGCAGACAGAATCATCTCACACGTCAAGGTTTCAAGGAGCCTTCAGATCATGTGCCACATTCCTGTCTTCTGCTGGATCACGGCCTCTGTGCTTCAGGACTTTGACCTTGAATCAAAACCCCCCAAGACGCTGACAGAAATCTACATCCATTTTCTGCTCATTCAGAAGATCATCCAGGAACATAAATATCACCGAAtcaaagagaaaaaacagaagacCATGGCGCAACCAGAAGACCATGGGATCTTGAATCTGGCCAAACTGGCCTTCAGCCAGCTGATGAAGAGTGAAGGGGCCGTTTCAAGGGTGTTTTATGAAGGGGATCTCAAGACGTTTGGTATAGAGGTCAGCGAGGTCTCGATGTATTCTGGTATCTGCACGGAAATCTTCAGGAAATCTGATTTCTCTGTAAACAAGATCTACTGCTTTGTTCATCTAAGCATTCAGGAGTTTCTAGCTGCATTGTTTGTCTTTCACTCCTATGTGTCTAAGGACTTTGAATCATTGACACCGCTCCTGGGGAGTCACGCCTCCTATGGGTCTGGAGGACTGCCGTTGGACGGCTTGCTGAAGAATGCTGTGGATGCAGCCATGAAGAGTAAGAACGGACATCTGGATCTGTTCTTGCGCTTCCTTCTGGGCATCTCGGTGAAGTCCAATCAGGATCTCCTGAAGGGGATACTGAGTGGCGTCCCGAGCAGCTCGGACGCCATCGAAAGAACCACCAAGTACATGAGGGAGCTGAGAGGCGACAGCTTCCCTCCTGAGAGGTTCATCAACCTCTTCCACGGCTTGTTCGAACTGAACGACCACTCCATGCAGGAGGAAATGAAGGAGTACCTGGCGTCACAGGACAAGGCGAAGGAGCCGCTCTCGCCTTCCCAGTGCTCGGCACTGGCCTACGTCCTGCTCATGTCCGATGAGACGTTGGACGAGTTGGACTTGGAAAAGTACAACATGTCGGACGAGGGCAGCAGGCGCCTTGTTCCCGTCGTGAGGAGCTGCAGGAAGGCGAT gCTTGTTAGTTGCAACCTCGATACGGGCTCTTATGAAATTGTGGCATCAGCCCTTCAGTGCCCAGGCTCTCACCTGAAAGAGCTGGACATGAGCTGCAATAATCTCCAGGATTCGAACGTGACTCTGCTCTCTAaagccatgtccagcccacacTGTAAACTTGAGTCTCTGAG GCTTTATAGATGTGGCCTCACTGAAAAGTCCTGCGAGGCTTTGGCATCCGTTTTTGAGTCAGCAAACACTCAGCTGAAAAAGCTCGACCTGAGTGACAACAGCATCCAAGATTCCGGAGTGAATAGGCTTTTTTCAGGAATGACGAGTCCACACTGTAACCTGGAGGACCTGAG ACTCGCTCGCTGTGGACTCACGGAGAAGAGCTGCCTTGGTGTCACGTCGGTTCTGCAGCATGAAAACTCTTGTCTGAAAAAGCTGGACTTGAGTGACAATGACCTGAAGGATTCAGGGGTGGAGGCTCTCGCCGCTGGACTGACCAGTTCACAGAGCAAACTGCAATCACTGAG